A stretch of Amycolatopsis balhimycina FH 1894 DNA encodes these proteins:
- a CDS encoding BMP family lipoprotein, translated as MRGTALAAAAMAGVLVLAGCAKDSSGGSSNNSAAPSSGGSDCVTAQKPPAAPAASSSTAAAGGKVDGSKLKVGLAFDVGGRGDASFNDAAAAGTDKAKSDLGVTTVSESTASASEAESAKQQRLDQMASQGLNPIVAVGFAYAPAVKAIAAKYPNTKFAIVDDDSITLPNVTPLVFAEEQGSFLAGVAAAYKSKSCHVGFIGGVNTPLIQKFEAGFLQGAKTVSSKIKIEDEYLTPAGDFSGFQDPPKGNAKAAAEIAKGADVIYHAAGASGKGVFDAAKAGNALAIGVDSDQYNQKTVAADKDVIITSMLKRVDVAVFDYIQAVAKGDLTVLPKRFDLKVDGVGYATSGGKVDDIKDVLEGYKAQIISGAVTVSDKPQK; from the coding sequence ATGCGTGGAACCGCGCTGGCCGCCGCGGCCATGGCCGGGGTGCTCGTCCTGGCCGGGTGCGCCAAGGACTCGAGCGGTGGGAGCAGCAACAACAGCGCCGCGCCTTCGTCGGGTGGTTCGGACTGCGTGACCGCGCAGAAGCCGCCCGCCGCGCCTGCCGCGTCGAGCAGCACGGCCGCCGCCGGTGGCAAGGTCGACGGCAGCAAGCTCAAGGTCGGCCTGGCCTTCGACGTCGGCGGCCGGGGTGACGCGTCGTTCAACGACGCCGCCGCCGCGGGTACCGACAAGGCCAAGTCCGACCTCGGCGTGACGACGGTCAGCGAGAGCACCGCCTCCGCCAGCGAGGCCGAGTCGGCCAAGCAGCAGCGCCTCGACCAGATGGCGAGCCAGGGCCTGAACCCGATCGTGGCGGTCGGCTTCGCCTACGCGCCGGCGGTCAAGGCCATCGCGGCCAAGTACCCGAACACCAAGTTCGCCATCGTCGACGACGACTCGATCACGCTGCCGAACGTGACGCCGCTGGTCTTCGCCGAGGAGCAGGGCTCGTTCCTGGCCGGCGTCGCCGCCGCGTACAAGAGCAAGAGCTGCCACGTGGGCTTCATCGGCGGTGTCAACACCCCGCTGATCCAGAAGTTCGAGGCCGGCTTCCTGCAGGGCGCGAAGACGGTTTCGTCCAAGATCAAGATCGAGGACGAGTACCTGACCCCGGCCGGTGACTTCTCCGGGTTCCAGGACCCGCCGAAGGGCAACGCGAAGGCCGCGGCCGAGATCGCCAAGGGCGCGGACGTGATCTACCACGCCGCCGGCGCCTCCGGTAAGGGTGTCTTCGACGCCGCCAAGGCGGGCAACGCGCTGGCCATCGGGGTCGACTCCGACCAGTACAACCAGAAGACCGTCGCGGCCGACAAGGACGTCATCATCACGTCCATGCTCAAGCGCGTCGACGTCGCGGTGTTCGACTACATCCAGGCCGTCGCGAAGGGCGACCTGACCGTCCTGCCGAAGCGGTTCGACCTCAAGGTCGACGGCGTCGGCTACGCCACTTCGGGTGGCAAGGTCGACGACATCAAGGACGTCCTGGAAGGGTACAAGGCCCAGATCATCTCGGGCGCCGTCACCGTTTCGGACAAGCCGCAGAAGTAA
- a CDS encoding ABC transporter ATP-binding protein — protein MSTAEAPAEAVPDRGVPAVQLTGITKRFPGVVANSDVNLTVAAGEVHAICGENGAGKSTLMKILYGMQPPDEGTIAINGEEVKLRNPQDAIRAGIGMVHQHFMLADNLTVGENVFLGAEGLHGIGRAARARLAELAERTGLHAKPETLLEELGVADRQRVEIVKVLYRGAKIIILDEPTAVLVPQEVDALFATVREMKDGGYTFLFISHKLDEVRAIADTVTVIRRGTTVGTADPKTITSRQLAEMMVGSELPSPETRESTVTDRDVLRLTGLTLRADGSDRNALDDVSFTVHAGEVLGVAGVEGNGQTELVETIMGMRKPSGGTIELVDAEGQARDLTKAGTLARREAGIGYIAEDRTRHSLLLTQPLWVNRMLGYQTREPVSKGQLLDIAGTRADTERIVREYDVRTPGIDVPAAALSGGNQQKLIVGRELSGNPVLLIASHPTRGVDVGAQALIWENIRQARAAGLAVLLISADLDELIGLSDTIRVMLRGRLVSEADPATVTPQELGSAMTGAGEGDEE, from the coding sequence ATGAGCACAGCCGAGGCCCCGGCCGAGGCCGTCCCCGACCGGGGCGTGCCCGCCGTCCAGCTGACCGGGATCACCAAGCGCTTTCCCGGCGTGGTGGCCAACTCCGACGTCAACCTCACCGTCGCCGCCGGCGAGGTGCACGCCATCTGTGGCGAGAACGGCGCCGGCAAGTCCACCCTGATGAAGATCCTCTACGGCATGCAGCCGCCGGACGAGGGCACCATCGCGATCAACGGCGAAGAGGTGAAGCTGCGCAACCCGCAGGACGCCATCCGCGCCGGCATCGGCATGGTGCACCAGCACTTCATGCTCGCCGACAACCTGACCGTCGGCGAGAACGTCTTCCTCGGCGCCGAGGGCCTGCACGGCATCGGCCGCGCCGCCCGCGCCCGGCTGGCCGAGCTCGCCGAGCGGACCGGCCTGCACGCCAAGCCGGAGACGCTGCTGGAGGAGCTCGGCGTCGCCGATCGCCAGCGCGTCGAGATCGTCAAGGTGCTCTACCGCGGGGCGAAGATCATCATCCTGGACGAGCCGACCGCGGTGCTCGTGCCGCAGGAGGTCGACGCGCTGTTCGCGACCGTGCGGGAGATGAAGGACGGCGGCTACACGTTCCTCTTCATCTCGCACAAGCTCGACGAGGTCCGCGCGATCGCCGACACCGTGACGGTGATCCGGCGCGGCACCACCGTCGGCACGGCCGACCCGAAGACGATCACCTCCCGCCAGCTCGCGGAGATGATGGTCGGGTCCGAGCTGCCCAGCCCGGAGACCCGCGAGTCCACCGTGACCGACCGGGACGTGCTGCGGCTCACCGGGCTGACGCTCCGCGCCGACGGTTCCGACCGCAACGCGCTCGACGACGTCTCCTTCACCGTGCACGCGGGCGAAGTGCTCGGCGTCGCCGGCGTCGAGGGCAACGGCCAGACCGAGCTCGTCGAGACGATCATGGGCATGCGCAAGCCCTCCGGCGGCACGATCGAACTGGTCGACGCCGAGGGCCAGGCCCGTGACCTCACCAAGGCCGGGACGCTCGCGCGGCGCGAGGCCGGCATCGGCTACATCGCCGAGGACCGCACCCGGCACAGCCTGCTGCTCACGCAACCGTTGTGGGTCAACCGGATGCTCGGGTACCAGACCCGCGAACCGGTTTCCAAAGGACAGTTGCTCGACATCGCGGGCACACGCGCGGACACCGAGCGGATCGTGCGCGAGTACGACGTCCGCACGCCCGGGATCGACGTCCCGGCCGCGGCGCTCTCGGGCGGCAACCAGCAGAAGCTGATCGTCGGGCGGGAACTGTCCGGCAACCCGGTGCTGCTCATCGCGTCGCACCCCACGCGCGGCGTCGACGTCGGTGCGCAGGCGCTGATCTGGGAGAACATCCGCCAGGCCCGCGCCGCCGGGCTCGCGGTGCTGCTGATCTCCGCCGACCTCGACGAGCTGATCGGCCTGTCCGACACGATCCGCGTCATGCTGCGCGGGCGCCTCGTGAGCGAGGCCGACCCCGCCACGGTGACGCCGCAGGAACTGGGCTCCGCGATGACCGGCGCTGGGGAGGGTGACGAAGAATGA
- a CDS encoding ABC transporter permease, translating to MTSWRTKLLPPLLAIVFAVLLSAIALIISGADPLNAYGTMIGQMFKGSTAVDTVNLATVYYLSGLAVAIGFQMNLFNIGVEGQYRFAAVVAAIAGGAMKLPPVIHVLAILVVAVVAGMAYAAVPAILKVTRGVSEVISTIMLNAIVAGIIAFLINADQFGVQTGNNIGTRVIEPSGRIPGIPLGSGTLFGFVIVAGVIGGAYWFMLNRTRFGFELKASGESTTAAAAGGVNAKKMTLIAMLLSGAVAGMVAMPELLGRDYSYGITATQMYGFTGIAVALLGRNHPGGIALGALLWAFLDTSAVSLEQINVSKEIATIMQGIIVLSVVVAYEIVRRADLAAEQRRVGRALAGRKGSSVAEGGAV from the coding sequence ATGACGTCCTGGCGCACGAAACTGCTGCCTCCGCTGCTGGCGATCGTCTTCGCCGTGCTGCTGTCGGCGATCGCGCTGATCATCTCCGGGGCCGACCCGCTGAACGCGTACGGCACGATGATCGGCCAGATGTTCAAGGGCTCGACCGCGGTCGACACGGTGAACCTGGCGACGGTCTACTACCTGTCCGGGCTCGCGGTCGCCATCGGCTTCCAGATGAACCTGTTCAACATCGGTGTCGAGGGCCAGTACCGGTTCGCCGCCGTCGTCGCCGCCATCGCCGGCGGCGCGATGAAGCTGCCGCCGGTCATCCACGTGCTCGCGATCCTGGTGGTCGCGGTCGTCGCGGGCATGGCCTACGCGGCGGTCCCGGCGATCCTCAAGGTCACCCGCGGGGTCAGCGAAGTCATCTCGACGATCATGCTCAACGCGATCGTCGCCGGGATCATCGCCTTCCTCATCAACGCCGACCAGTTCGGCGTGCAGACCGGCAACAACATCGGCACCCGCGTGATCGAGCCGTCCGGCCGGATCCCGGGCATCCCGCTCGGCTCGGGCACGCTGTTCGGCTTCGTGATCGTCGCGGGCGTTATTGGCGGCGCCTACTGGTTCATGCTCAACCGCACCCGGTTCGGCTTCGAGCTCAAGGCGTCCGGCGAGTCCACCACCGCGGCCGCCGCGGGTGGCGTCAACGCCAAGAAGATGACGCTGATCGCGATGCTGCTCTCCGGCGCGGTCGCCGGCATGGTCGCCATGCCGGAGCTGCTCGGCCGCGACTACAGCTACGGCATCACCGCGACGCAGATGTACGGCTTCACCGGCATCGCGGTCGCGCTGCTCGGCCGCAACCACCCCGGCGGCATCGCGCTCGGCGCGCTGCTGTGGGCGTTCCTCGACACCTCCGCGGTGTCGCTGGAGCAGATCAACGTGTCCAAGGAGATCGCGACGATCATGCAGGGCATCATCGTGCTGTCGGTCGTCGTGGCGTACGAGATCGTGCGCCGGGCCGACCTGGCGGCCGAACAACGCAGAGTCGGGCGCGCGCTCGCCGGCCGCAAGGGTTCCTCGGTCGCCGAAGGGGGTGCGGTGTGA
- a CDS encoding ABC transporter permease: MPVQRKRGRVPGWLRGVIWAVIAIAVVSTASYSTGVAALTSSNTASTALRLALPILLCALGGLWAERAGVVNIGLEGMMILGTWGAAWGSYNGGVWAGLVAALVFGALGGLLHAVATVTFNVNHIVSGVAINLLGLGVTKYLANLIFAPLSGNPRQSPVVPKFDTYSASFLSDWLGDLEKQQRVGISDVAGILRGLVTEVAPLTMIAIILVPVSFWVLWRTRFGLRLRSCGENPVAAESLGVNVYLHKYVAVIISGAFAGMGGASLVLLRGGADYLENQTNGRGYIGLAAMIFGNWRPGGLLGGAALFGYADGLQLAGGGEAVLALLYGAVILVAVIVVVQLFRKQWIAAGLGVVGAGVLYAIYWANDTLPSDLIPYTAHFVTLIVLAVASQRLRPPKADGQPYRRGED; this comes from the coding sequence ATGCCGGTGCAGCGCAAGCGCGGCCGGGTCCCCGGCTGGCTGCGCGGCGTGATCTGGGCCGTGATCGCCATCGCCGTCGTCTCGACGGCGTCCTACTCGACCGGCGTCGCCGCGCTGACGTCGTCGAACACCGCGTCGACGGCGTTGCGGCTGGCCCTGCCGATCCTGCTGTGCGCGCTGGGCGGCCTCTGGGCCGAACGCGCGGGCGTCGTCAACATCGGCCTCGAGGGCATGATGATCCTCGGGACCTGGGGCGCCGCCTGGGGTTCGTACAACGGCGGTGTCTGGGCCGGCCTGGTGGCCGCGCTCGTCTTCGGCGCGCTCGGCGGGCTGCTGCACGCGGTGGCGACGGTGACGTTCAACGTCAACCACATCGTCTCCGGCGTCGCGATCAACCTGCTCGGCCTGGGCGTCACGAAGTACCTGGCGAACCTGATCTTCGCGCCGCTTTCGGGCAACCCGCGGCAGTCGCCGGTGGTGCCGAAGTTCGACACGTACTCGGCGAGCTTCCTCTCGGACTGGCTGGGCGACCTGGAGAAGCAGCAGCGCGTCGGCATCTCCGACGTCGCGGGCATCCTGCGCGGCCTGGTCACCGAGGTGGCGCCGCTGACGATGATCGCGATCATCCTGGTGCCGGTGAGCTTCTGGGTGCTGTGGCGGACCCGGTTCGGCCTGCGGCTGCGGTCGTGCGGCGAGAACCCGGTGGCCGCCGAGTCGCTCGGCGTCAACGTGTACCTGCACAAGTACGTGGCCGTGATCATCTCCGGCGCGTTCGCCGGGATGGGCGGCGCGTCGCTGGTGCTGCTGCGCGGCGGCGCGGACTACCTGGAGAACCAGACGAACGGCCGTGGCTACATCGGCCTCGCGGCGATGATCTTCGGCAACTGGCGGCCGGGTGGCCTGCTCGGCGGCGCGGCGCTGTTCGGCTACGCGGACGGCCTGCAGCTCGCCGGCGGCGGCGAAGCGGTGCTCGCGCTGCTGTACGGCGCGGTGATCCTGGTCGCCGTGATCGTCGTCGTGCAGCTGTTCCGGAAGCAGTGGATCGCGGCCGGGCTCGGCGTCGTCGGCGCGGGCGTGCTGTACGCGATCTACTGGGCCAACGACACGCTGCCGTCGGACCTGATCCCGTACACCGCGCACTTCGTGACGCTGATCGTGCTGGCGGTGGCTTCGCAGCGGCTGCGGCCGCCGAAGGCCGACGGCCAGCCGTACCGACGGGGTGAGGACTGA
- a CDS encoding cytidine deaminase: MTSTVDWDALRSQAIEAASHAYAPYSGLHVGVAGIVDDGRVVTGCNVENASYGLGLCAECTMAGQLRLSGGGRLVAVACRSGAGDLLMPCGRCRQILFELGGSACLVDTPRGVLPMSDVLPDAFGPDDLP, encoded by the coding sequence ATGACGTCCACAGTGGATTGGGACGCTCTGCGTTCTCAGGCGATCGAAGCGGCTTCCCATGCGTACGCGCCTTATTCGGGCCTGCACGTCGGGGTGGCCGGGATCGTCGACGACGGCCGGGTCGTGACCGGGTGCAACGTCGAAAACGCTTCCTACGGGCTCGGGCTGTGCGCGGAGTGCACGATGGCCGGGCAGCTGCGGCTGTCGGGCGGCGGGCGGCTGGTCGCCGTGGCGTGCCGCAGCGGTGCGGGTGACCTGCTGATGCCGTGTGGGCGGTGCCGCCAGATCCTGTTCGAGCTGGGCGGCTCCGCGTGCCTGGTGGACACTCCGCGCGGGGTGCTGCCGATGTCCGACGTCCTGCCGGACGCGTTCGGTCCGGACGACCTGCCGTGA
- a CDS encoding thymidine phosphorylase, translated as MSGFAAVDVIRTKRDGGTLSDEQIDWVVDAYTHGVVAEEQMSALAMAIFLRGMTSAEISRWTHAMIASGERLSLSVSRPTVDKHSTGGVGDKITLPLAPLVAACGAAVPQLSGRGLGHTGGTLDKLESIPGWRASLSTSEIQAQLEDVGAVVCAATSGLAPADKKLYALRDVTSTVESIPLIASSIMSKKIAEGASGLVLDVKFGSGAFMKSLDQARVLAGALTSIGADHGVPTTALLTDMNVPLGRAVGNAVEVAESVAVLQGGGPSDVVALTLALAREMLALAGLDVDPAAVLASGEAYEVWCRMISAQGGDPLAALPTPSHVHVVTAPSSGVLASLDAYAVGVAAWRLGAGRARKEDPVQAAAGILCLAKPGSSVTEGEPLLELHTDTPDAIPAALEALEGGFTIADSAPAPGPIVVETIRA; from the coding sequence GTGAGCGGGTTTGCGGCGGTCGACGTCATCCGGACGAAACGGGACGGCGGCACGCTTTCCGACGAGCAGATCGACTGGGTCGTCGACGCCTACACCCACGGTGTCGTCGCCGAAGAGCAGATGTCGGCGCTGGCGATGGCGATCTTCCTGCGAGGGATGACCTCGGCCGAGATCTCCCGCTGGACGCACGCGATGATCGCGTCGGGGGAGCGGCTGTCGCTGTCGGTGTCCCGCCCGACGGTGGACAAGCACTCGACGGGCGGGGTCGGCGACAAGATCACGCTGCCGCTGGCGCCGCTGGTGGCCGCGTGCGGCGCGGCGGTGCCGCAGCTGTCCGGGCGCGGGCTCGGGCACACCGGCGGGACGCTCGACAAGCTGGAGTCGATCCCCGGCTGGCGGGCTTCACTGTCCACTTCGGAGATTCAGGCGCAGCTCGAAGACGTCGGCGCGGTGGTCTGCGCGGCGACGTCCGGGCTGGCCCCGGCGGACAAGAAGCTGTACGCGCTGCGGGACGTCACCTCGACGGTGGAGTCGATCCCGCTGATCGCCAGCTCGATCATGAGCAAGAAGATCGCGGAAGGCGCGTCCGGGCTGGTCCTGGACGTGAAGTTCGGGTCGGGCGCGTTCATGAAGTCTCTGGACCAGGCCCGGGTGCTGGCCGGTGCTTTGACGTCGATCGGCGCGGACCACGGCGTCCCGACGACGGCGTTGCTGACCGACATGAACGTCCCGTTGGGGCGGGCGGTCGGCAACGCGGTGGAGGTCGCGGAGTCGGTCGCGGTGCTTCAGGGCGGTGGGCCGTCGGACGTGGTTGCGCTGACTCTCGCCTTGGCGCGGGAGATGCTGGCTCTCGCCGGTCTCGACGTGGACCCGGCGGCGGTGCTGGCTTCGGGGGAGGCGTACGAGGTCTGGTGCCGGATGATCTCGGCCCAGGGCGGCGACCCTTTGGCTGCTTTGCCGACGCCTTCCCACGTGCACGTGGTTACGGCGCCTTCGTCGGGCGTACTGGCTTCGCTGGACGCGTACGCGGTGGGTGTCGCAGCCTGGCGGCTGGGCGCGGGCCGGGCCCGCAAGGAGGACCCGGTCCAGGCGGCGGCGGGCATCCTGTGCCTGGCCAAGCCCGGTTCTTCCGTGACCGAGGGTGAGCCGCTGCTGGAGCTGCACACGGACACCCCCGACGCGATCCCGGCGGCCCTGGAGGCCTTGGAGGGCGGCTTCACGATCGCCGACTCGGCCCCCGCCCCGGGCCCGATCGTCGTGGAGACCATCCGCGCCTAG
- a CDS encoding adenosine deaminase gives MPDESPVLPIETLRRAPKVLLHDHLDGGLRPATVAELADATGYAGLPTTDAAELGSWFRRAADSGSLVSYLETFAHTCGVMQTEEALVRVAAEAVEDLAADGVVYAEVRYAPELFVERGLSLDAVVEAVQAGFTEGARRVAANGGSIRVGTLLCAMRQHARALEIANLAVRYRDAGVAGFDIAGPEDGFPPTRNLDAFEYLRQNNAHFTIHAGEAFGLPSIWEAIQHCGAERLGHGVRIIEDIKTDADGTVHLGRLAAYVRDRRIPLEICPTSNVQTGTVRSIAEHPIGLLERLRFRVTVNTDNRLMSGCTMTSEFAALHEAFGYGIDDFRWFTINAMKSAFIDFDARIALIDGVIKPGYAALS, from the coding sequence ATGCCTGACGAAAGCCCTGTTCTGCCCATCGAGACACTCCGCCGCGCACCCAAGGTGCTGCTGCACGACCACCTCGACGGCGGCCTCCGCCCGGCCACCGTCGCCGAGCTCGCCGACGCGACCGGCTACGCCGGTCTGCCCACCACCGACGCGGCCGAGCTGGGCAGTTGGTTCCGCCGTGCGGCCGACTCCGGCTCACTCGTTTCCTACCTGGAGACCTTCGCGCACACCTGCGGGGTGATGCAGACGGAGGAAGCGCTGGTCAGGGTCGCCGCGGAGGCGGTCGAGGACCTGGCCGCCGACGGCGTCGTCTACGCCGAGGTGCGCTACGCACCGGAGTTGTTCGTCGAACGCGGTCTGTCACTCGATGCGGTGGTTGAGGCTGTCCAGGCGGGGTTCACGGAGGGCGCACGGCGGGTGGCCGCGAACGGCGGCAGCATCCGGGTCGGGACGTTGCTCTGCGCGATGCGCCAGCACGCCCGCGCGCTCGAGATCGCGAACCTCGCCGTCCGCTACCGCGACGCCGGTGTCGCGGGCTTCGACATCGCCGGGCCCGAGGACGGATTCCCGCCGACCCGCAATCTCGACGCGTTCGAATATCTGCGTCAGAACAATGCGCATTTCACCATTCATGCCGGGGAAGCCTTCGGTTTACCGTCCATTTGGGAGGCCATTCAGCACTGCGGGGCGGAGCGGCTCGGGCACGGCGTGCGCATCATCGAGGACATCAAGACGGACGCGGACGGCACGGTCCACCTTGGACGGTTGGCCGCGTACGTCCGCGACCGCCGCATCCCCCTGGAGATCTGCCCGACGTCGAACGTCCAAACTGGCACCGTGCGCTCGATCGCCGAGCACCCGATCGGCCTGCTCGAGCGGCTGCGGTTCCGGGTGACCGTGAACACGGACAACCGGCTGATGAGCGGATGCACGATGACCAGCGAATTCGCCGCGCTGCACGAGGCGTTCGGCTATGGTATCGACGACTTCCGCTGGTTCACGATCAACGCGATGAAATCCGCGTTCATCGATTTCGACGCCCGGATCGCGCTGATCGACGGCGTCATCAAGCCCGGGTACGCCGCCCTGAGCTGA
- a CDS encoding MFS transporter gives MAQVASGSGEQVQTSSRRWLILALGLAAQTASCSFLYGLPFLVPAMRAAEQLTLAEAGTVVAAPSIGLLFTLIVWGAAADRYGERLIMALGLGLSGLLLVYAGVGTHPVGLLFGVFLAAGACTASVNAASGRVVMGWFAKSERGVAMGIRQTAQPLGVGVAALGLPPLASQFGFRAAVLLPAGLAIVVALLVAWLVTDPPRPPRPANGVKPPSPYRHATLWRVHGASALLVVPQFAVSAFAPVYLVAVQHWSPLTAGWYLAVVQVLGAAGRLGSGRWSDRVGSRLRPMRQLAFASCAVMLLVALGDTTWPWLVLPALALAGVITVADNGLGFTASAELAGLAWSGRAMGTQNTGQNIAASLTPPLLGLVIGDSRYALAFCVAAVFPALAIAVVPIRAEHTADD, from the coding sequence ATGGCGCAGGTCGCGAGCGGTTCGGGTGAGCAGGTGCAGACGAGTTCCCGGCGGTGGCTCATCCTCGCGCTCGGCCTCGCCGCGCAGACCGCGAGCTGCTCGTTCCTCTACGGCCTTCCGTTCCTGGTCCCCGCCATGCGGGCCGCGGAGCAGCTGACGCTGGCCGAGGCCGGCACGGTCGTCGCGGCGCCGAGCATCGGACTGCTGTTTACCCTGATCGTGTGGGGCGCGGCTGCGGACCGTTACGGAGAGCGCCTCATCATGGCCCTCGGCCTGGGCCTTTCGGGGTTACTCCTGGTGTACGCCGGGGTGGGAACTCACCCGGTCGGGCTCCTCTTTGGGGTGTTTTTGGCGGCCGGCGCCTGTACGGCTTCGGTGAACGCGGCGAGCGGTCGCGTCGTGATGGGCTGGTTCGCGAAGTCCGAGCGCGGCGTGGCGATGGGGATCCGCCAGACGGCCCAGCCGCTCGGGGTCGGCGTCGCCGCGCTGGGCCTGCCGCCGCTGGCTTCGCAGTTCGGGTTCCGCGCGGCCGTCCTGCTGCCGGCCGGGCTCGCGATCGTCGTCGCGCTCCTGGTGGCGTGGCTGGTGACGGACCCGCCGCGGCCGCCTCGCCCGGCGAACGGTGTCAAGCCGCCTTCGCCGTACCGGCACGCGACGCTGTGGCGGGTGCACGGCGCGAGCGCGCTGCTGGTGGTGCCGCAGTTCGCGGTGTCGGCGTTCGCGCCGGTGTACCTGGTGGCGGTGCAGCACTGGAGTCCCCTGACGGCGGGCTGGTACCTGGCGGTGGTCCAGGTCCTGGGCGCTGCGGGCCGGCTGGGCTCGGGCCGGTGGTCGGACCGGGTCGGCAGCCGCCTGCGCCCGATGCGGCAGCTGGCTTTCGCCAGTTGCGCGGTCATGCTGCTGGTGGCGCTCGGCGACACGACCTGGCCGTGGCTGGTGCTGCCGGCGCTGGCCCTGGCGGGGGTGATCACGGTGGCGGACAACGGCCTGGGCTTCACGGCGTCGGCCGAACTGGCGGGCCTGGCGTGGTCGGGCCGCGCGATGGGCACGCAGAACACGGGCCAGAACATCGCGGCCTCGCTCACGCCGCCGCTGCTGGGCCTGGTGATCGGCGACAGCAGGTACGCGCTGGCGTTCTGCGTCGCGGCGGTTTTCCCGGCCCTGGCGATCGCGGTGGTCCCGATCCGCGCGGAGCACACTGCGGACGACTGA